In Opitutus sp., one genomic interval encodes:
- the nifJ gene encoding pyruvate:ferredoxin (flavodoxin) oxidoreductase has translation MKSSGSGFSFTPRYVTCDANEAVASVAYRLNEFIAIYPITPSSSMAESCDEWAAAGKKNLWGQVPLVTQLQSEAGVAGAVHGGLLGGALTTTFTASQGLLLMIPNLYKIAGELLPLTLHVSARAIAAQGLSIFGDHSDVMACRATGFALLCSNNGQEAQDLALVAHAASNRSRIPFIHFFDGFRTSHEVSKIATLSDDDIRAVISEQAIAEFRTRALSPDKPALRGTAQNPDVYFQGRETVNTFYDQLPAIVQGEMNRLAEVTGRQYRLYEYHGHAQAERVIIAMGSSIETITETVNWLVSHGEKVGVLAVRLFLPLDVKAFLAALPSTVKSIAVLDRTKEPGSLGEPLFLNVVSAIAQNPGTFAVAPRIVGGRYGLGSKEFTPGMVRAAFANLLHCEPKNHFTLGIVDDVSGTSLDYDENFDLEASDVRRCVFVGLGADGTVGANKNSIKIIGEQTDNFAQGYFVYDSKKSGSVTTSHLRFGPRPIQAPYLIRHADFVACSQFTFVGRQKILDYAAPGATVLLNSPHSAAATWALLPREWQETLITKKLRLFVIDATAVAQASGMGRRTNTVLQTCFFALSGVLPQAEAIKQIKKAIEKTYGRKGEKIVQMNYAAVDAALAGLAEVVIPVAVDAAAVTSLAPTYPGASEFVRNVTVRLLADEGDRLPVSAMPIDGCWPTGTTKFEKRNIALEIPVWDSALCIQCNKCAMVCPHAAIRPKFYPASALEGAPEGFASTKFRSNDFPGYLYTLQVAPEDCTGCSLCVQVCPAKDKSNPRHKAIDMVEQPPLLAKERANWDFFLKLPEADRAKIDTSTVKGSQFLQPLMEFSGACAGCGETPYLKLLTQLFGDRLIMANATGCSSIYGGNLPTTPYCKDNNGRGPAWANSLFEDNAEFGLGLRLAANQRLETARKLLQLHAADVGLELAEAILNSPQACEADYAAQRERVIALRAALKPLASPTASRLAALADDLVKKTVWTIGGDGWAYDIGYGGLDHVLASGANVKVLVLDTEVYSNTGGQSSKSTPMGAVAKFASGGKATSKKDLALIAAQYGHVYVAKIAFGAKDSQTVQALREAEAYPGPALIIAYSHCIAHGYSLHQGLDQQKLAVDTGYWPLFRYDPRLAEAGQTPLKLDSAPPKTDLSKFMANETRFGILKNIDPARAEVLAAQAQTEVRRHYAHYQHLAEPVKVAVVTSAAPAAPSDTKPAAK, from the coding sequence ATGAAATCTTCCGGTTCCGGATTTTCCTTCACCCCTCGCTATGTAACGTGTGACGCCAACGAGGCCGTCGCTTCCGTCGCCTACCGGCTCAACGAGTTTATCGCCATCTACCCCATCACACCGTCTTCCTCGATGGCCGAGTCGTGCGATGAATGGGCGGCGGCCGGCAAAAAAAACCTTTGGGGGCAGGTGCCTCTCGTGACCCAGCTCCAATCCGAAGCTGGCGTGGCTGGCGCCGTGCACGGTGGACTCTTGGGTGGGGCGCTCACCACCACGTTCACCGCATCGCAGGGTCTCCTGCTGATGATCCCCAATCTCTACAAAATCGCCGGCGAACTCCTGCCGCTCACCCTGCACGTTTCGGCCCGCGCCATCGCCGCCCAGGGCTTGTCCATCTTTGGTGACCACTCCGATGTCATGGCCTGCCGCGCCACCGGTTTCGCGCTGCTGTGTTCCAATAACGGCCAGGAGGCCCAGGACCTCGCTCTCGTCGCCCATGCAGCCAGTAACCGTTCGCGTATCCCGTTCATCCATTTCTTCGACGGCTTCCGCACCTCCCACGAGGTTTCCAAAATCGCCACCCTTTCCGACGACGACATTCGCGCCGTCATCAGCGAACAGGCCATCGCCGAGTTCCGCACCCGCGCCCTCTCGCCTGACAAACCCGCCCTACGCGGCACCGCGCAGAATCCCGACGTGTATTTCCAGGGGCGTGAAACGGTTAACACGTTCTACGACCAACTGCCCGCCATCGTGCAGGGCGAAATGAACCGCCTCGCCGAGGTCACCGGCCGCCAGTACCGGCTCTACGAATACCACGGCCACGCCCAGGCCGAGCGTGTGATCATTGCCATGGGAAGCTCGATCGAAACCATCACCGAAACGGTGAACTGGCTGGTCTCCCACGGTGAAAAAGTCGGCGTTCTGGCCGTGCGTCTTTTCCTGCCGCTGGACGTTAAAGCGTTTCTCGCCGCACTGCCGTCGACCGTGAAGTCCATCGCCGTCCTCGACCGCACCAAAGAGCCGGGCTCCCTCGGCGAACCACTTTTTCTCAACGTCGTCTCGGCCATTGCCCAAAATCCCGGCACCTTTGCTGTCGCACCGCGCATCGTGGGTGGTCGCTACGGACTCGGTTCCAAAGAATTCACCCCCGGCATGGTCCGCGCCGCGTTTGCCAACCTCCTCCACTGCGAGCCGAAAAACCATTTCACCCTCGGCATCGTCGACGACGTCTCCGGCACCTCGCTCGACTACGACGAAAACTTCGATCTCGAAGCCTCCGACGTGCGTCGCTGCGTGTTCGTCGGGCTCGGGGCCGACGGCACCGTTGGAGCCAATAAAAACTCCATCAAGATCATCGGCGAACAGACCGATAACTTCGCCCAGGGCTACTTCGTTTACGACTCCAAGAAATCCGGTTCGGTCACGACCTCCCACCTGCGCTTCGGCCCGCGTCCTATCCAGGCCCCGTACCTGATCCGCCACGCCGATTTTGTGGCGTGCAGCCAGTTCACCTTTGTCGGTCGCCAGAAGATTTTGGATTACGCCGCTCCCGGCGCGACCGTGCTACTCAACTCGCCGCATTCCGCCGCCGCAACCTGGGCGCTGTTGCCCCGCGAATGGCAGGAAACGCTGATCACCAAAAAGCTGCGCCTGTTCGTCATCGACGCCACCGCCGTCGCCCAGGCCAGCGGCATGGGCCGCCGCACCAACACCGTCTTGCAGACGTGTTTCTTCGCCCTCTCCGGCGTGCTTCCGCAGGCCGAGGCCATCAAGCAGATCAAGAAGGCCATCGAGAAAACCTACGGCCGCAAGGGCGAGAAGATCGTCCAGATGAACTACGCCGCCGTGGACGCCGCGCTCGCCGGTTTGGCCGAGGTGGTCATCCCCGTTGCCGTCGATGCTGCTGCCGTCACTTCCCTTGCCCCGACGTATCCCGGTGCCTCCGAGTTCGTCCGTAATGTCACCGTGCGCCTGCTCGCCGACGAAGGCGACCGCCTGCCGGTGAGCGCGATGCCCATCGACGGCTGCTGGCCGACCGGCACCACCAAGTTCGAGAAGCGCAACATCGCCCTCGAAATCCCCGTCTGGGATTCCGCCCTATGTATCCAGTGTAACAAGTGCGCGATGGTCTGCCCCCACGCCGCCATTCGCCCCAAGTTTTATCCCGCCTCCGCACTCGAAGGCGCGCCCGAGGGTTTCGCCTCCACCAAGTTCCGCTCCAACGATTTCCCCGGCTACCTTTACACCCTCCAGGTCGCGCCCGAGGATTGCACGGGTTGCTCGCTGTGCGTGCAGGTCTGCCCGGCCAAGGACAAATCCAACCCGCGCCACAAGGCCATCGACATGGTCGAGCAGCCGCCCTTGCTCGCCAAAGAACGCGCCAATTGGGACTTTTTCCTCAAGTTGCCCGAGGCCGACCGCGCCAAGATCGACACCTCCACGGTCAAAGGTTCACAGTTCCTGCAACCGCTCATGGAGTTCTCCGGCGCCTGTGCGGGCTGCGGTGAAACGCCTTACCTGAAGTTGCTCACCCAGCTCTTTGGCGACCGCCTGATCATGGCCAACGCCACGGGCTGTTCGTCCATCTACGGCGGCAACTTGCCCACCACGCCGTATTGCAAGGACAACAACGGCCGCGGCCCGGCTTGGGCCAACTCCCTGTTTGAAGACAACGCCGAGTTCGGCCTCGGTCTGCGCCTCGCCGCCAATCAGCGTCTGGAAACCGCCCGCAAGCTCCTGCAGTTGCACGCCGCCGACGTGGGCCTGGAACTCGCGGAGGCGATCCTGAATTCGCCGCAGGCCTGCGAAGCCGACTACGCCGCCCAGCGCGAGCGTGTCATTGCCCTGCGTGCCGCGCTCAAGCCGCTGGCCTCACCCACCGCCAGCCGTCTCGCGGCTCTGGCCGACGACCTGGTTAAAAAAACCGTGTGGACCATCGGTGGCGACGGCTGGGCCTACGACATTGGTTACGGCGGTCTGGATCACGTGCTTGCCTCCGGAGCCAACGTCAAAGTCCTCGTGCTCGACACCGAGGTTTATTCCAACACCGGTGGGCAGTCCTCCAAGTCCACGCCCATGGGCGCGGTCGCCAAGTTTGCCTCCGGTGGCAAAGCCACGTCCAAGAAGGACCTCGCCCTCATCGCCGCGCAATACGGCCACGTTTACGTCGCCAAGATCGCCTTTGGCGCCAAGGACAGCCAGACGGTTCAGGCGCTGCGCGAAGCCGAGGCCTATCCTGGTCCGGCGCTCATCATCGCCTACTCGCACTGTATCGCCCACGGCTACAGCCTGCATCAGGGCCTCGATCAGCAAAAACTCGCGGTCGACACCGGCTACTGGCCGCTCTTCCGCTACGACCCGCGCCTGGCCGAAGCCGGCCAGACCCCGCTCAAGCTCGATTCGGCGCCGCCCAAGACCGACTTGTCCAAGTTCATGGCCAACGAAACGCGCTTCGGGATTCTGAAAAACATCGACCCTGCCCGCGCCGAGGTGCTCGCCGCCCAGGCTCAAACCGAGGTTCGCCGCCATTACGCGCACTACCAGCACCTGGCTGAACCCGTAAAAGTCGCGGTTGTTACGTCCGCTGCTCCTGCCGCTCCGTCCGACACGAAACCCGCCGCCAAGTAA
- a CDS encoding HDOD domain-containing protein, with product MTITPLTSAQTVDRARTLVLSGRGAVLQDMLKLIQTLSGKVENICLQELTDILERDPIVVSRVLSAANTVRNNPCISPLTSLSHAVHQVGFQKISSIAVSMMLLEGAAGTTQSPEQRAAAAHALCAGLISRSCADSLGYADPDLLFACGTLRNLGAVLLPAMAPEHCREVGPLRETMPEDQACRHIFGLTPLDLSREMISTLRMPKEVLYAMQDCQPEDMTEVATHLSGRILCITEFSSQLASLALSPKLSSTQFLEQAQALAQRFEQIVPEAGTLIAAAMEHTHEQLTALTRHGNFISPTVFSRLRAHVKLITQPQVDPASADASPGVSTTEVTATATATATTNVVTAEAGLTAETDAPALTTAPVTRPSAPTDSSRATSPVAPPAAEAESEAELRLASGQPMDWAEQLAGSIAFESQAEALPADALSLGAEDPWVSVLATIQQVMQADHCAIFLGRKGGKRASLHRWTGGFGGTGGATPVCTTTERTVFGVCLMRHETVLIHDGFNSSLDNYLPLWMGRDTSRPGAFLLFALSTEQPAEGFVYLTWKKPRKIVVTAAQTSLIRSLIAPHLAEFALVESR from the coding sequence GTGACGATCACCCCACTCACATCCGCCCAAACCGTGGACCGCGCACGGACCCTCGTTCTATCGGGGCGCGGGGCGGTGCTGCAGGATATGCTTAAGTTGATTCAAACGCTCTCCGGCAAGGTTGAGAATATTTGTCTCCAGGAACTTACGGATATTCTTGAGCGTGATCCCATTGTGGTGAGCCGGGTGTTGAGCGCGGCCAACACGGTGCGCAACAACCCCTGTATCTCTCCGCTGACCAGTCTTAGCCATGCGGTTCACCAGGTCGGTTTCCAAAAAATCAGCAGTATCGCCGTATCCATGATGCTATTGGAGGGCGCGGCTGGGACTACCCAGAGCCCTGAACAACGCGCCGCCGCCGCCCATGCATTGTGCGCCGGGCTCATTTCGCGTTCGTGTGCCGACAGCCTGGGTTACGCCGATCCGGATCTGCTCTTCGCCTGTGGCACATTGCGCAACCTCGGCGCAGTCCTGCTGCCCGCAATGGCGCCTGAGCATTGCCGCGAGGTCGGCCCGTTGCGTGAAACCATGCCCGAGGACCAGGCCTGCCGCCACATATTTGGTCTGACGCCGCTGGACCTGAGCCGCGAAATGATCAGCACTCTGCGCATGCCCAAGGAGGTCCTGTACGCCATGCAGGATTGCCAGCCTGAGGACATGACCGAGGTCGCCACCCACCTTTCCGGACGCATCCTCTGCATTACCGAATTTAGCTCACAACTGGCCTCGCTGGCGTTGTCGCCCAAACTCAGTTCCACCCAGTTTTTGGAGCAGGCTCAGGCGCTGGCTCAGCGCTTTGAACAAATCGTACCCGAGGCGGGGACGCTTATTGCTGCGGCGATGGAGCATACCCATGAACAGCTCACCGCCCTGACCCGGCACGGGAACTTCATCTCGCCTACGGTTTTTTCGCGGCTGCGAGCTCACGTCAAATTGATCACCCAGCCGCAGGTCGATCCCGCCAGCGCCGACGCGTCCCCCGGCGTTTCAACAACTGAGGTCACCGCCACCGCCACCGCCACCGCCACGACCAATGTTGTAACAGCCGAAGCGGGCCTCACTGCCGAAACCGACGCGCCTGCGCTCACGACCGCGCCCGTGACGAGGCCGTCCGCCCCGACCGACTCTTCCCGTGCGACCTCTCCCGTTGCGCCCCCCGCCGCCGAAGCCGAGTCCGAAGCGGAGCTACGCCTCGCCTCGGGCCAACCAATGGATTGGGCCGAGCAGCTCGCCGGGTCGATCGCCTTCGAGTCTCAAGCCGAAGCTCTCCCTGCGGATGCGTTGTCGTTGGGCGCCGAAGACCCGTGGGTGAGCGTGTTGGCCACCATTCAGCAGGTGATGCAGGCCGATCATTGCGCCATTTTCCTGGGCCGAAAGGGCGGCAAGCGCGCGAGCCTGCATCGGTGGACGGGTGGTTTCGGCGGAACCGGTGGGGCAACTCCCGTGTGCACCACCACCGAGCGCACGGTTTTTGGCGTGTGTTTGATGCGGCACGAAACGGTGCTGATCCACGATGGCTTTAACTCCAGTTTGGATAATTACCTGCCATTATGGATGGGGCGGGACACAAGTCGTCCAGGTGCGTTTTTGCTCTTTGCGTTGAGCACGGAACAACCTGCTGAAGGCTTTGTTTACCTGACGTGGAAAAAGCCGCGTAAAATCGTCGTCACAGCCGCGCAAACCAGCCTCATCCGCAGCCTCATCGCGCCGCACCTTGCGGAGTTTGCTCTTGTGGAGAGCCGGTGA
- the rsmI gene encoding 16S rRNA (cytidine(1402)-2'-O)-methyltransferase, translating to MADTPPNASLTPLPGHLYVVATPIGNLADLTERARAILGSVDLVACEDTRTTGSLLTRFGLRRDLLAYHDHNEIEVAEKLADLLAAGKTVAIVSDAGTPAISDPGFRVVRACRRRNLPVVPVPGACAVVAVLSASGLPTNGFLFAGFLIAKTSARCAFLEKYREFDFTLALYESCHRIDKFADEIVEKLGPDRVICIAKEVTKLHETFLVGRAGEVRDRLAKTSLKGEFVVLIAPINFVL from the coding sequence ATGGCTGACACTCCCCCCAACGCCTCGCTCACGCCGCTTCCCGGCCATCTCTACGTGGTGGCCACGCCCATCGGCAACCTCGCGGACCTCACCGAGCGCGCCCGCGCCATCCTCGGCTCCGTGGACCTCGTCGCCTGCGAAGACACCCGCACCACCGGGAGCCTGCTCACCCGCTTTGGACTACGCCGCGACCTGCTCGCCTACCACGACCACAACGAAATCGAGGTCGCCGAAAAACTCGCCGACCTGCTCGCCGCCGGTAAAACCGTTGCCATCGTCTCCGATGCCGGCACGCCCGCCATCAGCGACCCCGGTTTTCGTGTCGTGCGCGCCTGCCGCCGCCGCAACCTGCCGGTCGTCCCCGTGCCCGGGGCCTGTGCCGTGGTGGCGGTGCTCAGCGCCAGTGGCCTGCCCACCAACGGCTTCCTGTTCGCCGGTTTCCTCATCGCCAAAACATCGGCCCGCTGCGCATTTCTGGAAAAATACCGCGAGTTCGACTTCACCCTGGCGCTCTACGAAAGCTGCCACCGGATCGATAAGTTCGCCGACGAAATCGTCGAAAAACTCGGCCCGGACCGCGTCATCTGCATCGCCAAAGAGGTCACCAAGCTCCACGAAACGTTCCTCGTGGGCCGTGCCGGCGAGGTGCGCGACCGCCTCGCCAAGACCAGCCTCAAAGGCGAATTCGTCGTGCTGATCGCCCCGATCAACTTTGTTTTGTAA
- a CDS encoding RNA polymerase sigma factor RpoD/SigA: MSSQLKSMRKPVDSTESAPLARTVSINTPPQLDAPPSFLEKSDWSAPRDQAPSERSNLQLYLQEIGKTALLTIEEEIKLARRIRRGDKAARDHMISANLRLVVKIAMDYKDFGLPLLDLISEGNIGLIKAVERFDPTKGGKLSTYAAWWIKQSIKRALANQSKTIRLPVHLVDKISKMRKTAMALTEELGREPSDEEIAIELQVPTSRVAHLKSVSVRPASLDAPIGENGDSGCFGEIVGDENAISPVDTLVQKTRNADLHALVSTLEPREAEIIKHRFGLEGRDELTLEEVGTKFQVTRERVRQLQNIALSKMRKALASHEHQRSAEEILAEDQVRARHAVIREFMESQSPREDIPHQRN, translated from the coding sequence ATGTCCTCCCAGCTTAAATCCATGCGCAAGCCGGTCGACTCCACAGAGTCCGCCCCTCTTGCTCGGACCGTATCGATCAACACGCCTCCCCAATTGGACGCCCCGCCCTCATTTTTAGAGAAATCCGACTGGTCGGCGCCACGCGACCAAGCCCCCTCCGAGCGCAGCAATTTGCAGCTCTACCTCCAAGAGATCGGCAAGACAGCGCTTCTTACCATTGAGGAGGAAATCAAGCTCGCCCGGCGCATTCGCCGTGGGGACAAGGCGGCGCGCGACCACATGATCTCGGCCAACCTGCGCCTGGTCGTGAAGATCGCTATGGACTACAAGGACTTCGGTCTGCCGCTACTCGACCTGATCTCCGAGGGTAATATCGGGCTGATCAAAGCGGTCGAACGCTTCGACCCGACCAAAGGCGGCAAATTGTCCACCTACGCAGCGTGGTGGATCAAACAGTCCATCAAGCGAGCGCTGGCCAACCAGTCCAAAACCATCCGCCTGCCAGTCCACTTGGTGGATAAAATCTCCAAGATGCGCAAAACCGCCATGGCGCTCACCGAGGAGCTCGGCCGGGAGCCCAGCGATGAGGAGATCGCAATCGAGCTCCAGGTGCCCACCAGCCGCGTGGCCCACTTGAAATCCGTGAGCGTGCGCCCGGCTTCGCTCGACGCCCCAATCGGCGAAAACGGTGACTCGGGCTGCTTTGGTGAAATCGTGGGCGACGAAAATGCAATCAGCCCGGTCGATACCTTGGTGCAAAAGACCCGCAACGCCGATTTGCACGCCCTCGTCTCGACGCTGGAACCCCGTGAAGCCGAGATCATTAAACATCGTTTCGGACTGGAGGGTCGCGACGAGCTCACACTGGAGGAGGTAGGCACGAAGTTCCAAGTCACCCGCGAGCGCGTGCGCCAGTTGCAAAACATTGCCCTCTCGAAAATGCGCAAGGCCTTGGCCAGCCATGAACACCAGCGCTCCGCCGAGGAAATCCTGGCAGAAGATCAGGTGCGCGCGCGCCACGCAGTCATTCGCGAATTCATGGAATCGCAGTCCCCCAGAGAAGATATTCCGCACC